The genomic region TAATATTTCTAATAGAAAAATGACTAAGTTTGAAAGCATAACACATTCATGGTGGGCGGCTTACTCCCATGTTGGGCGGCTTACTCCCCTAAAGGTAAATAAAAGTAGGAAATAAAGGAACCTGGGTAACCTACGATTGTGATTATAAATGGTTAGTGGTTATGATCAAGTCAACATAATATCTGAAGTCTTTGAATATTGGAATCCACATGATGTGGTGTACTCATCAACTTATAAACAAATTAATAATTGTTATATCCCTGAGAAGGCCTTGTGTTTTttcttaaagaaaaaaaaaattgttcttatatataataattgagaaaaaaaatgcAGATGGTTAATTCTGATTTCTAATTTTTTcatgatgatatgttttattatttgCCTCTAGGATCACTAACTGAACCTTTTTGGTTGTAGCTTGACCGTGATGCTGGCCGTTTACTAGATTGTAGAGCTAGGTTGAATTTCTGCCCTCTAGGTGCATGTGCACTAGCTGGGACTGGCTTGCCAATTGATAGGTTTATGACTTCTGAAGCTTTGGGATTCACTGCTCCCATGAGGAACAGGTATGTGTGAAAAAGCCATCATATTTCAGTTTCTGGAATGTCACACATGACCATTGTATGACTTGTAGCATGGAGGGTTATTACCTTTGCATAGGATTTTGTCGATTTGAGCCTAGATCTCCATCTTAATTATAATGTTTCATTAGATATTGATATCAGGCTTCTCTGTTAACATAATTGCATTTCGCTATTTTTAAACAGTATTGATGCAGTTTCTGATCGAGATTTTGTCCTAGAGTTTCTTTCTGCTAATTCAATCATTGCGGTTCATCTATCTCGGATTGGTGAAGAATGGGTATTGTGGGCTTCGGAGGAGTTTGGATTCATCACACCAAGTGATTCTGTTTCCACTGGAAGTAGCATAATGCCTCAAAAGAAAAATCCAGATCCAATGGAACTTGTTCGAGGAAAGTCTGGTAGAGTTATCGGAGACTTGGTTACCCTTCTCACATTGTGCAAAGGACTTCCTCTTGCTTATAATCGTGATTTGCAGGTAGAAACTTCATGGACACTTGACCATTCGTTGATGTTATGATTTTATGTTGTTTAATTTGACCTTCTAAGGGTACTAAAGGCATCTCTTTGAGCTGTCTTCTCGTATTTTTCTTTATATCTTTCCGAGTTAATTCTTTTCCTGTTGAAATAGGAAGATAAGGAACCCACGTTTGACAGCGTCAAGACCATCACGGGCATGCTTGAAGTATCGGCAGAGTTTGCTCAGAATATTACCTTCAATTATAAAAGAATACAGAAGGCTTTGCCTGCAGGTTATCTTGATGCCACAACACTTGCTGATTATCTAGTTAAAAAGGCAAGATATTTTGTATTCCTCAATTTTTCTGTTTTCTTTAAGATTTTATCTCCTTGAAAACAGTAAAATCTATGACCCCCCCCCCCCTTCTTTTTAACCTCTGCAGGGGATTCCTTTCAGAACTTCTCATGATATAGTGGGACGATCAGTTGCACTATGTGTGTCTAAGAACTGCCAACTTCAAGACCTGAGTCTAGAGGACATGAGAAACCTAAGTCCTGTATTTGATAATGATGTGTATGAGTTTCTTGGAGTAGAAAATGCAGTGAAGAAATTCAGTTCATACGGTTCAACTGGTTTTGCATGCGTTGCCGATCAACTTGACGACTGGGCTGCCAAGCTTGAAATCAACAAATCGACATGTCATTGATAGATGTGGCAGAGATGAATGAGTTACTTGAGAGCTTTGAAAATAATTATCATGGCCTTGAAGGGATATAATGTTATTGGCATTAAAAAGAAGAGGAAAATGCCATGAGTGAGTAAAATGTCAGTGAAATGAGTATTGTTGTAAGATTTATTATTGAGCAGATAGTAAGTAGATGATGAATGCAGATAATGGTTTTTGATCAACttatgtttgtttgtttttaatgCTGAATCAATTACAGAGACAGACATGACAGTAAGGAATAAACAACTATAGTCAAGAATAGCAGAAAAAGGAACATGTTGTCTATAATTTCTCATAACCAACAAGGTATCTACTGCCAATAgcgattaatttaattttttttttatcatgagTGTTTTTTAAACAGTAAATGATTAGTTAtaaaatgtattttatttttatgagtgGGGATCGAAGTCCTATCCTATGATTAAGAAATAAGGTTATTTTTATGAGTGGGGATCAAATCCTATAATtaagaaataaggtaagtaagtatcACAATGGTTATTAAGTAttaataaggtaagtaagtatcACAATGGTTATTAAGTATTAATGTTATTGTGCTTGTATTTTAGCTATTAGATTATATTcagctttaaaaaaaaaaaaaaaaagaagataaattatatttttggtcGGAaagtattaatatatttttagtttgttcatccaatatcaaaatttaaaattgtcaCATTGAATTTTTATCActccattgttgactcatcaatgGAATGTTTATTTGCATCATCATAATTTTAGCTCTTAATTTTTGCACATTGCATCAATGTCAACATGGTATTTTATTTGCATCATGATAATTTTAATTCTTAATTTTTGCATATTGcgccaatttaatttttattataaaagattcaacaaataacttaacaatgtttatacattttatcaatttgattcagattctaaaatattcaaaaatatatatttttatgtttaaataatttataaaatacatacaattttcaagaaatcatattttttataaaaatacataatagtTGTAACGACTCCAAATTCTCGAGTCAACGTTCGAGTGTTGACTTGCGTTGGCGATGGATAAATTTATTTTAGGATTGGGTTTTGTTGAAAGTAATTTAGGTGAATTTTGGACCTTTTTATAAGAAATTAAGGATGTTGGGAAGCTTGTGTGACGTAGGGGAAGATGGATGGCTAATATGGTGATTTTACCATTTTCGAATAAAAGTCTTCTCCCAATTAATGGGAAAAGATGGTTTGGTAGATTAAAGTACGAGATTAAGTGGATTTGTCCCTATTTTTTCCTATATTATAATCACCctattgtttttttctttttacatttcttttttttcttcttttctccgTCTACTTTTCCTTAGCAAGTCATGTAGAGGGGAAGAGATTTGAGTGAGTTCTCACAAATttttttcatcctccaaatctcAAGGTAAGGGTCTTGATCtagcctttttttttctttaaagtttCATGGAAGAAAAAAATATCTATGTTCATCAAAGATGAAGGTGGAGGTTTTCGGGTGTTTAGAAGGGTTTGAGTTTGAGAAAGTCTCTATCCATcttctcatattttatttatttatttatttaaagtatGTATTTTTACATCCTATCGACTCTTATTTTTTATAGGAAATCTTGTATGTTACATGGTTATTAGTTAAAGAGGGTGGTGAATCTTCTAAAGCTAAGGGCAAAGGCAAAGTGGTCGAAAGCTAGGCAACAAACTATGTTAGTGTTCTTCCATCAAGGTGGTACCCTTTAACTCTCCTATGCTTCCTGATAAGTCATAGATATGATGCTTGCGTGATAATGCATGCATATTATATGTTTTTGGATGGAAATCATGTTTAGATGATTTAAAATGAAGCTAAAAACTTGATGTGAAATCTGCCAAAAACAAATTTATTACATGGatggtaagtttaaaaattcGCTATAAATTctgtaaaaataattaagaagtAATCTATACATCATTGTAACCGTGAGTCAGTCTAGTTTCGTTTAGAACAAACAGAGATCAATTTTGATTTGTATTTTAAAAGATATTAATTTTTGAGTGTTGAAAGGTTATAAAAATCTGGCAGCAGAATTTTTATAAAACAGATTTAccagtgactttgaaaaatcaccaaaaatttcataAGATAAAATAAGAAGTGAGCCTTATATCTCTATAACCGTACAGAATCCTAATTTCGTT from Gossypium arboreum isolate Shixiya-1 chromosome 1, ASM2569848v2, whole genome shotgun sequence harbors:
- the LOC108480122 gene encoding argininosuccinate lyase, chloroplastic, whose protein sequence is MESLHSSSLQTPFFSSQSTVLSNKSVSNPRTISPLMHRVKSRFEPLRCTTSHSSETEAKPKETKLWGGRFEDSVTDIVEKFTESISFDKQLYKHDIMGSKAHASMLAEQGLISFSDRDSILKGLDEIERRIEAGEFVWRTDREDVHMNIEAALTDLVGEPAKKLHTARSRNDQVLTDFRLWCRDAIDRIISSIRHLQVALVKLALNNEGLIIPGYTHLQRAQPVLLQHLLLAYVEQLDRDAGRLLDCRARLNFCPLGACALAGTGLPIDRFMTSEALGFTAPMRNSIDAVSDRDFVLEFLSANSIIAVHLSRIGEEWVLWASEEFGFITPSDSVSTGSSIMPQKKNPDPMELVRGKSGRVIGDLVTLLTLCKGLPLAYNRDLQEDKEPTFDSVKTITGMLEVSAEFAQNITFNYKRIQKALPAGYLDATTLADYLVKKGIPFRTSHDIVGRSVALCVSKNCQLQDLSLEDMRNLSPVFDNDVYEFLGVENAVKKFSSYGSTGFACVADQLDDWAAKLEINKSTCH